One genomic region from Armatimonadota bacterium encodes:
- a CDS encoding dihydrolipoamide acetyltransferase family protein: protein MARPVILPKFDMLMEQATVVRWLREEGEQVRAGEPLVEVMTDKVNMEVEAPASGKLAGVRVGPGDVVPVTAVMAYILEPGESLPAELLPAGRPEQIETTAAAGPAIGEGPSETGPVAATPVARRLAKEAGLDLSTVRGTGPGGRITEADVRAALAAMTTGVSRTLERRRLVAERMVQSAREVPQVHLTRAVDMSVVERLRAGASYTAVVVWAAARALQRYPRLRTAPDGTVADAVHVGVAVDTAEGLVVPVVRDADRKPLPVLNEEIGELARRARENALGLEDVRGAVFTVSNLGMLGVDRFTSLVVPGQAAILSVGAVRLRPWVVGDALALRPVCEFTLGLDHRVADGADGARFLEEFTRWLERLGGET from the coding sequence GTGGCCCGTCCGGTAATCCTGCCCAAGTTCGACATGTTGATGGAGCAGGCGACCGTGGTGCGGTGGCTGCGGGAGGAGGGAGAGCAGGTCCGGGCCGGGGAGCCGCTCGTCGAGGTGATGACGGACAAGGTGAACATGGAGGTGGAGGCGCCCGCGAGCGGAAAGCTGGCCGGGGTCCGGGTGGGGCCCGGAGACGTGGTGCCCGTGACCGCGGTCATGGCGTACATCCTCGAACCGGGTGAGTCGCTGCCTGCTGAGTTGCTGCCTGCGGGGAGGCCAGAGCAGATAGAGACCACTGCAGCAGCGGGGCCCGCGATAGGGGAAGGGCCTTCAGAGACGGGTCCCGTGGCAGCCACTCCGGTGGCGCGGCGGCTTGCAAAGGAGGCAGGGCTCGATCTGTCTACCGTACGTGGTACGGGGCCCGGGGGCCGCATCACGGAAGCCGACGTGCGGGCGGCGCTGGCGGCCATGACGACGGGCGTGAGCCGGACGCTGGAACGCCGCAGGCTTGTGGCCGAGCGGATGGTCCAGAGTGCGCGAGAGGTGCCCCAGGTCCACCTGACGCGTGCCGTGGACATGTCGGTGGTGGAGCGATTGCGTGCCGGAGCTTCGTACACGGCGGTGGTGGTTTGGGCTGCGGCACGGGCCCTGCAAAGGTACCCTCGACTTCGTACCGCGCCGGACGGTACTGTAGCTGACGCTGTGCACGTGGGCGTTGCTGTGGACACTGCGGAGGGGCTCGTGGTCCCGGTGGTTCGCGATGCGGATCGGAAGCCGTTACCGGTGTTGAATGAAGAAATCGGCGAGCTCGCCCGCCGTGCACGAGAGAACGCGCTTGGGCTGGAGGACGTCAGGGGAGCGGTGTTCACGGTTTCAAATTTGGGGATGCTGGGGGTGGATCGGTTCACTTCCCTTGTCGTCCCCGGGCAGGCGGCCATCCTGTCTGTGGGAGCGGTACGGCTCCGCCCCTGGGTGGTGGGAGACGCGCTCGCGTTACGGCCGGTGTGCGAGTTCACGCTCGGGCTGGACCACCGTGTGGCCGACGGAGCCGACGGCGCACGGTTTCTGGAGGAGTTCACTCGGTGGCTTGAACGGCTTGGAGGGGAGACATGA
- the pdhA gene encoding pyruvate dehydrogenase (acetyl-transferring) E1 component subunit alpha, giving the protein MLGTMLLIRTFEEKAEELYGLGRVHGTMHLSIGQEAVAVGVCQALRPDDYILSTHRGHGHCLAKGADVRRMMAEFLGKETGYCRGRGGSMHIADVEGGNLGANGIVAGGLPIATGVGLSIQIRRTQQVCVAFFGDGAANEGAFHESLNLASIWELPVVFVCENNQYAMSMPVRNSMRVERVAERACAYGIPGRTVDGMDVMSVFEAAQEAVERARKGEGPTLLECITYRYRGHSKSDRQRYRSREEVERWRSRDPIERFRAYLQGEGLLEEEEYEALRRSAVEQVEEAVRFAEASPEPDPSTLLEDVYA; this is encoded by the coding sequence ATGCTCGGGACGATGCTGCTTATCCGTACCTTCGAGGAAAAGGCGGAGGAACTGTACGGGCTGGGCAGGGTGCACGGCACCATGCACCTGAGCATCGGGCAGGAGGCGGTGGCCGTCGGGGTATGTCAGGCGCTGCGGCCGGACGACTACATTCTGAGCACGCACCGTGGGCACGGGCATTGCCTGGCGAAGGGTGCGGACGTGCGGCGCATGATGGCGGAGTTTCTCGGCAAGGAGACGGGCTACTGCCGCGGTCGGGGCGGGAGCATGCACATCGCCGACGTGGAGGGGGGCAACCTGGGTGCGAACGGTATTGTGGCGGGGGGCCTTCCGATCGCGACAGGGGTCGGGCTTTCGATCCAGATCCGGCGAACCCAGCAAGTTTGCGTGGCTTTTTTCGGTGACGGCGCTGCCAACGAGGGCGCTTTTCACGAGTCTTTGAACCTGGCCAGCATCTGGGAGCTGCCTGTGGTGTTCGTGTGCGAGAACAACCAGTACGCCATGTCGATGCCGGTCCGCAACTCCATGCGCGTGGAGCGCGTGGCGGAGAGGGCGTGTGCTTACGGCATTCCGGGACGGACCGTTGACGGGATGGATGTCATGTCGGTGTTCGAGGCAGCCCAAGAAGCAGTGGAGCGGGCCCGGAAGGGAGAGGGGCCGACGTTGCTGGAGTGTATCACGTACCGGTATCGCGGGCACAGCAAGAGTGACCGGCAGCGGTACCGGAGCCGTGAGGAGGTGGAACGGTGGCGGTCCCGGGATCCCATTGAGCGGTTCCGGGCATACCTGCAAGGCGAAGGGCTTCTGGAGGAGGAAGAGTACGAGGCACTGCGGCGGAGCGCGGTCGAGCAGGTAGAGGAAGCGGTCCGGTTTGCGGAAGCCAGCCCGGAGCCCGACCCGAGCACGCTGTTGGAGGACGTGTACGCATGA
- a CDS encoding alpha-ketoacid dehydrogenase subunit beta, whose protein sequence is MTRELSYAEAVREALRQAMEADPAVILLGEDIGVYGGAFGVTEGLLDQFGPERVRDTPISEAAITGCAIGAALTGLRPVLEVQFMDFVALCMEQLVLQAAKIRYMFGGKAQVPMVVRTPAGAGTGAAAQHSESLEAWFVHVPGLKVVAPSTPRDAKGLLLASIRDPNPVIFVEHKLLYRTRGEVSEDPYEIPLGRAEVKREGTDVTVVATSAMVPRALAAADRLAAEGVSVEVVDPRTLRPLDADTILRSVRKTGRAVVVYEGVRTLGIGAEIVARIAESDALYYLQAPVVRLGGAECPIPYSPRLERAAVPQEEDVVEAVRRVLAA, encoded by the coding sequence ATGACGCGGGAGCTGAGTTACGCAGAGGCGGTCCGGGAAGCCCTGCGGCAGGCTATGGAGGCGGACCCCGCAGTCATTCTGCTTGGGGAGGACATTGGTGTCTACGGGGGCGCGTTCGGCGTTACGGAGGGCCTGCTGGACCAGTTCGGACCCGAGCGGGTACGAGACACGCCGATTTCGGAGGCGGCGATCACGGGATGCGCGATCGGTGCGGCGCTCACGGGTCTGCGCCCCGTGCTGGAGGTTCAGTTCATGGACTTCGTTGCCCTTTGCATGGAGCAGCTGGTCCTGCAGGCGGCGAAGATCCGCTACATGTTCGGGGGAAAGGCACAGGTACCGATGGTGGTCCGGACGCCTGCGGGAGCCGGAACCGGTGCGGCAGCGCAGCACTCCGAGAGCCTGGAGGCGTGGTTTGTCCACGTCCCCGGCCTCAAGGTGGTAGCTCCAAGTACACCGCGGGACGCGAAGGGACTGCTGCTGGCGAGCATCCGGGACCCGAACCCGGTGATATTCGTGGAGCACAAGCTCCTGTACCGGACGCGAGGTGAGGTTTCTGAGGATCCGTATGAGATCCCGCTGGGTCGGGCGGAGGTGAAGCGGGAGGGGACGGACGTGACTGTGGTGGCCACGTCTGCGATGGTGCCCCGGGCGCTGGCGGCGGCGGACCGTCTGGCGGCGGAGGGGGTCTCGGTGGAGGTGGTGGATCCACGGACGCTACGGCCGCTGGATGCTGATACGATTCTCCGGTCGGTCCGGAAAACCGGGCGGGCGGTGGTCGTGTACGAGGGTGTGAGGACTTTGGGGATCGGGGCGGAAATCGTGGCACGGATTGCGGAGAGCGACGCTCTGTACTACCTGCAGGCCCCCGTCGTGCGACTCGGTGGTGCCGAGTGCCCGATCCCGTACAGCCCCAGACTCGAGCGGGCGGCAGTCCCGCAGGAGGAGGACGTGGTCGAGGCTGTGCGACGGGTGCTGGCAGCATAG